One stretch of Ornithinimicrobium ciconiae DNA includes these proteins:
- the steA gene encoding putative cytokinetic ring protein SteA — MSLSNSPVPAAASEGPSVKGPVRVDARTKNLTKRLAPGDIAVINHEDLDQVSAYALVACKPAAVINAAASISGAYPNLGPKILVDAGVPLIDRAGEALLTQVTEGATGRVTGSQLFVDDAMVAEGTKLDLALIEAAMEEARGNISEQIEAFSRNTMQYVREERDLLLDGIPLPPIRTDLEGRYVLVVVRGYHYKEDLQTLRPFIREARPVLIGVDGGADALLELGYRPDIIVGDMDSVGDAALKSGAEIIVHAYRDGRAPGMERVTALGVQDAIVLPAIGTSEDVAMLLADGKGAELIVAVGTHATLIEFLDKGRQGMASTFLTRLRVGSKLVDAKGVSLLYRSRISSGALTWLVLAGMLAVLAALAATPGGRTAMGVLAVRWDDLLAWIGGLFG, encoded by the coding sequence ATGAGCCTGTCCAACTCCCCGGTGCCTGCGGCAGCGTCCGAGGGTCCCTCCGTGAAGGGACCGGTCCGGGTCGACGCGCGCACCAAGAACCTCACCAAGCGACTCGCCCCCGGCGACATCGCGGTGATCAACCATGAGGATCTGGACCAGGTCAGCGCCTACGCCCTGGTGGCGTGCAAGCCGGCGGCCGTGATCAACGCAGCAGCCTCGATCAGCGGTGCCTATCCCAACCTGGGACCCAAGATCCTGGTCGACGCGGGAGTCCCGCTCATCGACCGGGCGGGTGAGGCACTGCTCACCCAGGTCACCGAGGGGGCCACCGGGCGGGTCACCGGCAGTCAGCTGTTCGTGGACGATGCCATGGTGGCCGAGGGGACCAAGCTGGACCTGGCGTTGATCGAGGCGGCGATGGAGGAGGCGCGGGGCAATATCTCCGAGCAGATCGAGGCCTTCTCGCGCAACACCATGCAATACGTGCGCGAGGAGCGCGACCTGCTCCTCGACGGCATCCCGCTCCCACCGATCCGCACCGACCTCGAGGGACGCTATGTCCTGGTCGTGGTGCGCGGTTACCACTACAAGGAGGACCTGCAGACCCTGCGGCCCTTCATCCGCGAGGCCCGGCCGGTGCTCATCGGCGTCGACGGGGGAGCGGACGCCCTGCTGGAGCTGGGTTATCGACCGGACATCATCGTCGGTGACATGGATTCGGTCGGCGACGCAGCTCTCAAGAGCGGCGCCGAGATCATCGTGCACGCCTACCGCGACGGGCGGGCCCCGGGGATGGAGCGCGTCACGGCACTGGGTGTCCAGGACGCCATCGTGCTGCCGGCGATCGGCACCAGCGAGGATGTGGCGATGCTGCTGGCCGACGGCAAGGGCGCTGAACTGATCGTCGCGGTCGGCACCCACGCCACCCTGATCGAGTTCCTGGACAAGGGACGTCAGGGCATGGCCTCCACCTTCCTGACCCGGCTGCGGGTGGGCAGCAAGTTGGTGGACGCCAAGGGCGTGAGCCTGCTCTATCGCAGCCGGATCTCCTCGGGAGCGCTGACCTGGCTGGTGCTGGCCGGCATGCTGGCGGTTCTGGCCGCACTCGCGGCGACACCGGGGGGCCGGACCGCCATGGGCGTCCTGGCGGTGCGCTGGGACGACCTCCTCGCCTGGATCGGAGGACTCTTCGGGTGA
- a CDS encoding phosphatase PAP2 family protein has translation MSSVQRAQWLAVGLMAFLTLVFFSILWRHTSLGGRWDPLLASPLIHDLPWTLRRLLSSLGRTWLPLLLAVLVAVLWISAVAQRHLGAALTALLVPSASLLMLVQIRDGWLGLGVEDFPSGHTTAACSLLVSVVVLWPRPASWATLLWTLTLIVVAVGNVTLHAHLPGEVIAAVLLVSSVTGLLLGILAPRPVTAVWSPNRGTMGPP, from the coding sequence GTGTCCTCGGTCCAGCGTGCCCAGTGGCTCGCCGTGGGGCTGATGGCCTTCCTCACGCTGGTGTTCTTCTCCATCCTGTGGCGGCACACGTCGCTGGGGGGACGGTGGGACCCGTTGCTGGCCTCTCCGCTCATCCACGACCTGCCCTGGACGCTGCGCCGCCTGCTGAGCAGCCTGGGTCGCACGTGGCTCCCCCTGCTCCTCGCAGTGCTGGTCGCAGTCCTGTGGATCAGCGCCGTGGCGCAGCGACACCTCGGCGCGGCCCTGACGGCGCTGCTGGTGCCGAGCGCCAGCCTGCTCATGCTGGTGCAGATCCGGGACGGGTGGTTGGGTCTGGGCGTTGAGGACTTCCCCTCCGGGCACACGACCGCGGCCTGCTCGCTGCTCGTCTCGGTGGTGGTGCTGTGGCCGCGCCCGGCGTCGTGGGCGACGCTGCTGTGGACACTGACCCTCATCGTGGTCGCGGTGGGAAATGTCACCCTGCACGCGCACCTGCCGGGGGAGGTGATTGCGGCAGTACTGCTGGTGAGCAGCGTGACCGGCCTGCTCCTCGGCATACTTGCTCCTCGGCCGGTCACGGCCGTGTGGTCCCCGAACCGTGGCACGATGGGGCCACCATGA
- the recN gene encoding DNA repair protein RecN yields MLTRMRIQRLGVIDDAELDLSPGLNVITGETGAGKTMVVSGLGLLFGARADSAMVRSGAASAVVEGEVAVPPDHPAARRVAAAGGETEEGLILVRTVSAEGRSRAHVGGRSAPVGVLSEVGEHLVAVHGQADQWRLRAPEQHRVLLDAFGGPEIATSLQRYAVAHRQWNATREELARLSTAGAERTLRMEMLRGALEEIEAVDPQEGEEDDLRTEELRLAHADGLRQAADTAHAALSGGDDAAEEVRPVTELLAGASQALAPVAEHDPALLELRKRLDELSYLAADLGGDLASYGTGIDVDPARLAWVQQRRSVLSALLRKYGESTSVVLAWSAQAALEVAELDGSDERIAALSQDEARQRAEVIAAGAALSSARSEAAARLGTQVGAELAHLAMAGAEVEVTVRHRPDADGLDLGDGERVRVAAHGLDEVEILLAANAGTAPRTVTKAASGGELSRVMLALEVVSAQGDVPTYVFDEVDAGVGGAAALDLGARLAQLAQHAQVIVVTHLGQVAAFADSHHVVHKSSDGAITASDVRSVDGPERVAEIARMLGGVTDSPAALEHARELLEEHAPRRLSG; encoded by the coding sequence GTGCTGACACGCATGCGGATCCAACGACTCGGCGTCATCGATGACGCCGAGCTTGACCTGTCCCCGGGCCTGAACGTCATCACCGGTGAGACCGGTGCGGGCAAGACCATGGTCGTCTCGGGCCTGGGTCTGCTCTTTGGCGCACGGGCCGACTCCGCGATGGTGCGCAGCGGTGCCGCCTCGGCCGTGGTCGAGGGGGAGGTGGCGGTGCCGCCGGACCACCCGGCTGCCCGCCGGGTCGCGGCGGCCGGCGGTGAGACCGAAGAGGGGCTCATCCTGGTCCGCACCGTCAGCGCTGAGGGACGGTCCCGGGCCCACGTCGGCGGCCGGTCCGCCCCAGTGGGCGTGCTCAGCGAGGTGGGGGAGCACCTCGTCGCCGTGCACGGCCAGGCCGACCAGTGGCGCCTGCGTGCCCCCGAGCAGCACCGGGTCCTGCTGGATGCTTTCGGTGGACCTGAGATCGCCACGAGCCTGCAGCGGTATGCCGTGGCGCACCGCCAGTGGAATGCCACGCGGGAAGAGCTGGCGCGGCTGAGCACCGCCGGTGCCGAGCGGACGCTGCGGATGGAAATGCTCCGCGGTGCACTCGAGGAGATCGAGGCCGTGGATCCGCAGGAGGGGGAGGAGGACGACCTGCGCACCGAGGAGCTGCGGCTGGCGCACGCCGACGGTCTGCGCCAGGCCGCGGACACCGCCCACGCGGCCCTGTCCGGCGGCGACGACGCCGCCGAGGAGGTCCGTCCCGTCACGGAGCTGCTCGCCGGCGCCAGCCAGGCACTGGCCCCGGTCGCCGAGCACGACCCTGCCCTGCTCGAGCTGCGCAAGCGCCTGGACGAGCTGAGCTATCTGGCCGCTGACCTGGGCGGTGACCTCGCCTCCTATGGCACCGGCATCGACGTCGACCCCGCCCGCCTGGCCTGGGTGCAGCAGCGCCGCTCGGTGCTCTCCGCGCTGCTGCGCAAGTATGGCGAGAGCACGTCCGTGGTCTTGGCCTGGTCCGCCCAGGCCGCGCTCGAGGTCGCCGAGCTGGACGGGTCCGACGAACGGATCGCGGCCCTGAGCCAGGACGAGGCACGACAACGCGCCGAGGTGATCGCTGCCGGCGCCGCCCTCAGCAGCGCCCGGAGCGAGGCCGCCGCACGTCTGGGCACCCAGGTGGGCGCCGAGCTCGCGCACCTGGCGATGGCCGGGGCAGAGGTCGAGGTGACGGTGCGCCACCGCCCCGACGCAGACGGTCTCGACCTGGGCGACGGTGAGCGCGTGCGCGTCGCCGCGCACGGCCTGGACGAGGTGGAGATCCTGCTGGCCGCCAACGCCGGCACGGCCCCGCGCACCGTGACCAAGGCGGCCTCCGGCGGAGAGCTGTCGCGGGTGATGCTGGCGCTGGAGGTGGTCTCCGCCCAGGGCGACGTGCCGACCTATGTCTTCGACGAGGTGGACGCTGGTGTCGGCGGAGCCGCTGCCCTCGACCTCGGTGCACGCCTCGCCCAGCTGGCGCAGCACGCGCAGGTGATCGTCGTCACCCACCTCGGTCAGGTCGCGGCCTTCGCCGACAGCCACCATGTCGTGCACAAGAGCTCGGACGGCGCGATCACCGCCAGCGACGTGCGCTCCGTCGACGGACCCGAACGGGTGGCGGAGATCGCCCGGATGCTGGGCGGGGTCACCGACTCCCCGGCTGCGCTGGAGCACGCACGTGAGCTGCTGGAGGAGCACGCCCCCCGCCGGCTGAGCGGCTGA
- a CDS encoding NAD kinase, producing the protein MTRRILVVTHANRPDLPELAAEVSSRLREHDIEVHQLAQGWDSLEDDPEVNALAAGAELVVILGGDGTILRGAEVSRRAGIPLLGINHGRVGFLAEAEREETSEVVQRIVARDYTVEQRMTLEVAVFQAGRRVAHTWALNEASVEKSARERMLELTVEVDGRPLSTWGCDGVVIATPTGSTAYAFSGGGPIVWPEVQALLVVPISAHALFARPIVLGPDTRVAVEVVAHATTHGVMWCDGRRSVDLPPGARIEVRRSETPVLLARLSSDPFTDRLVAKFELPVTGWRGKPDGTSA; encoded by the coding sequence ATGACCCGTCGCATCCTGGTGGTCACGCACGCCAACCGCCCCGACCTGCCCGAGCTCGCGGCAGAGGTCTCGAGCAGGCTCCGCGAGCACGACATCGAGGTCCACCAGCTCGCTCAGGGCTGGGACAGCCTGGAGGACGACCCCGAGGTCAACGCGCTGGCTGCCGGGGCCGAGCTCGTCGTCATCCTCGGCGGCGACGGGACCATCCTGCGCGGCGCTGAGGTGTCCCGCAGGGCCGGGATCCCGCTGCTGGGCATCAACCACGGCCGGGTCGGCTTCCTCGCCGAGGCCGAGCGTGAGGAGACCTCAGAGGTCGTTCAGCGGATCGTGGCACGGGACTACACGGTCGAGCAGCGGATGACCCTGGAGGTCGCCGTCTTTCAGGCCGGCCGGCGGGTGGCCCACACCTGGGCACTCAACGAGGCGTCCGTGGAAAAATCCGCCCGCGAGCGGATGCTCGAGCTCACCGTCGAGGTCGACGGACGTCCACTGTCGACCTGGGGGTGTGACGGCGTGGTCATCGCCACACCCACGGGGTCCACCGCCTATGCCTTCTCCGGCGGCGGCCCGATCGTCTGGCCCGAGGTGCAGGCACTCCTGGTGGTCCCGATCTCCGCGCACGCGCTCTTTGCCCGGCCCATCGTGCTGGGACCGGACACGCGGGTGGCCGTGGAGGTCGTGGCGCACGCGACCACCCATGGCGTCATGTGGTGCGATGGGCGGCGCAGCGTCGACCTCCCACCCGGCGCCCGCATCGAGGTGCGCCGCAGCGAGACCCCCGTGCTGCTGGCCCGGCTGTCCTCCGACCCGTTCACCGACCGGCTCGTCGCCAAGTTCGAGCTGCCGGTCACCGGGTGGCGCGGCAAGCCGGACGGGACTTCCGCCTAG
- a CDS encoding TlyA family RNA methyltransferase, giving the protein MSTERLDQHMVRTGLARSRTLAQRLIRAGSVHVGQDTVTKASYAVAPGQHVRLTVDESHQWVGRGALKLLHALAVWGEGADPGRLQVTGRRCLDVGASTGGFTEVLLEHGAVAVTALDVGHDQLVPELANDPRVTDLPGTNIREVTPEQVGTFDLVVGDVSFISLTLVLPAVARVVRPGADLIFLVKPQFEVGREQVGRGGIVTAQSARGGALERVSDAALTLGWQVRGIERSPVRGTHGNTEYLLWLATDKAGMMSADGITARIRELLREDD; this is encoded by the coding sequence GTGAGCACCGAGCGTCTCGACCAGCACATGGTGCGGACGGGTCTCGCGCGCTCTCGCACTCTGGCTCAGCGCCTGATCAGGGCGGGCAGCGTGCATGTCGGGCAGGACACCGTCACCAAGGCGTCGTATGCCGTCGCTCCTGGTCAGCACGTCCGCCTCACCGTCGACGAGTCGCATCAGTGGGTCGGGCGAGGAGCCCTCAAGTTGCTCCACGCCCTGGCCGTCTGGGGGGAGGGGGCTGACCCGGGCCGGCTGCAGGTCACCGGACGTCGCTGTCTGGACGTCGGTGCCTCCACCGGCGGCTTCACCGAGGTCCTGCTGGAGCACGGTGCGGTGGCGGTGACGGCCCTGGACGTCGGACACGACCAGCTGGTCCCCGAGCTGGCCAACGACCCGAGGGTCACCGACCTGCCGGGCACCAACATCCGGGAGGTGACCCCCGAGCAGGTCGGCACCTTCGACCTGGTCGTCGGAGATGTCTCGTTCATCTCCCTGACCCTGGTGCTGCCGGCGGTGGCGCGGGTCGTCCGGCCCGGTGCTGATCTGATCTTTCTGGTCAAACCCCAGTTCGAGGTGGGACGCGAGCAGGTGGGGCGTGGTGGGATCGTCACGGCGCAGTCCGCCCGGGGTGGGGCGCTGGAGCGCGTGAGCGACGCCGCGCTGACCCTGGGCTGGCAGGTGCGCGGCATCGAGCGCTCGCCCGTGCGAGGCACCCACGGCAACACCGAGTACCTGCTGTGGCTGGCAACAGACAAGGCAGGCATGATGAGTGCGGACGGGATCACCGCCCGCATCCGTGAACTGCTCCGGGAGGACGACTAG
- a CDS encoding HAD-IIA family hydrolase, producing MTYRALLCDLDGVVYRGATACEGAVEGLAAARRAGLPILFLTNNAARLPGEVAEHLTSLGVEAHSDEVLNSSQIAASYLRQHHTVAEGTFVLPVGGPGVTAALDEQGIPVVEPSEVLRHGGSSVISAVVQGYGAAVGWSELAEAAYAVAGGAYWVATNTDATLPTERGQAPGNGSLVAAVAHATGRQPDLVTGKPHAPAFEIALQRLNLPAQDVLMIGDRLDTDIEGANRAGLGTALVLTGVHGRSDVEAGTPDQQPDLIADTIPDLQTHWA from the coding sequence ATGACCTACCGGGCTCTGCTGTGTGACCTCGACGGCGTCGTCTACCGCGGCGCCACCGCCTGCGAGGGGGCCGTGGAAGGACTCGCGGCGGCCCGCCGCGCGGGGCTGCCCATCCTCTTCCTGACCAACAACGCCGCTCGGCTGCCTGGGGAGGTGGCTGAGCACCTCACCTCGCTCGGCGTGGAGGCGCACAGCGACGAGGTGCTCAATAGTTCGCAGATCGCCGCGAGCTATCTGCGTCAGCACCACACTGTCGCCGAGGGCACCTTCGTGCTGCCGGTCGGTGGACCGGGTGTCACTGCGGCCCTCGACGAGCAGGGGATCCCCGTCGTCGAGCCCAGCGAGGTGCTGCGTCACGGTGGCAGCAGCGTCATCAGCGCCGTGGTCCAGGGATACGGCGCAGCCGTCGGGTGGTCAGAACTGGCTGAGGCCGCATATGCCGTCGCAGGGGGCGCCTACTGGGTCGCGACCAACACGGACGCCACCCTGCCCACCGAGCGGGGACAGGCTCCCGGCAACGGCTCGCTCGTTGCTGCGGTGGCGCACGCGACCGGGCGCCAGCCAGACCTGGTCACCGGCAAGCCGCACGCACCCGCCTTTGAGATCGCGCTGCAGCGGCTCAACCTGCCCGCGCAGGACGTGCTCATGATTGGCGACCGCCTCGACACCGACATCGAGGGGGCCAACCGTGCCGGACTCGGCACGGCGCTGGTGCTCACTGGCGTCCACGGTCGCTCCGACGTCGAGGCGGGCACCCCGGACCAGCAGCCCGACCTCATTGCGGACACGATCCCGGACCTGCAGACGCATTGGGCCTGA
- a CDS encoding tetratricopeptide repeat protein, whose protein sequence is MFRPRPDRKPEPEIPEHIEAGQLDKSARRELLTLSKENADGVARHLVAATEALAEGELDAALAHAENASRRAGRVAVVREVLGFVYYRRGEWAEALREFRTARRLSGSPHLLPQIADVERGLGRPGRAIELAQEPAADSLAAADRVELAIVVSGARRDLGQGDAAVQTLREIVQVSPPQRSWSPRLYYAYADALLGTGALEAAREWFARAVDADREGVTDAADRLADLDGVDITDLSDGADDQDDTQSDQRDDQRDDQQVMPDPQSDRQSEGEQPS, encoded by the coding sequence GTGTTCCGTCCCCGGCCCGACCGGAAGCCTGAGCCGGAGATTCCGGAGCACATCGAGGCCGGCCAGCTGGACAAGAGCGCCCGTCGTGAGCTGTTGACCCTCAGCAAGGAGAACGCCGACGGCGTGGCTCGACACCTCGTGGCCGCCACGGAGGCGTTGGCCGAGGGTGAGCTGGACGCCGCCCTGGCGCACGCCGAGAACGCGTCGCGACGTGCTGGCCGGGTCGCCGTCGTCCGTGAGGTCCTTGGCTTTGTCTACTATCGCCGCGGCGAGTGGGCAGAGGCACTGCGTGAGTTCCGCACCGCACGTCGACTCAGCGGCTCGCCCCACCTGCTGCCCCAGATCGCGGACGTCGAGCGGGGGCTCGGACGCCCGGGGCGGGCGATCGAGTTAGCTCAGGAGCCGGCCGCCGACTCGCTGGCCGCGGCGGACCGGGTGGAGCTGGCCATCGTGGTCAGCGGCGCGCGGCGCGACCTTGGCCAGGGAGACGCGGCGGTGCAGACCCTGCGCGAGATCGTCCAGGTCAGCCCGCCGCAGCGGTCCTGGTCGCCGCGCCTCTACTACGCCTACGCCGATGCGCTGCTGGGCACCGGCGCCCTGGAAGCGGCCCGGGAGTGGTTTGCCCGCGCCGTCGACGCTGATCGTGAGGGCGTCACTGACGCGGCGGACCGTCTGGCAGACCTCGACGGAGTCGACATCACTGACCTCAGCGATGGTGCTGACGACCAGGACGACACGCAGAGTGACCAGCGTGATGACCAGCGTGATGACCAGCAGGTCATGCCGGACCCACAGAGTGATCGTCAGTCGGAGGGTGAGCAGCCGTCATGA